The segment CGTCGTGGTGGCGACATAGCTGCCCGGCACTACCAGGATGGCATCGCCGAGCGATTGCGGCACCGGGTCGGGAGCGGCGATTTCGGCCTGTCGTTTCAGCCGTCCTCGCCAGCCAAGCCACAGCAGCAGGAAGAGCAGCGCTATGACGGCTACCGCGATGAGAACCGGGATCAGGCGGTCCATTCGGCGCCGCCTTCCTCGCTGATCACATGCGGTGTCCCCAGCGCCCCATCGGCCACGACCGGATGCCCGTACAGGAATGTGTGCCGGATCGATCCGCTGAGTTCGAGCCCGGCGAATGGCGTGTTCCGGCCGGCCGTGGCCATCGTTGCGGCATCCACGGTGAACTGCCGGTCGGGGTCGATCAGCACCAGTTGCGCGGCGTCACCGGCGGCGAGCCCGCCACCCTGCTGCTCCAGGCCGGCAATCTCGGCCGGCCGGGTCGACAGCACCCGGGCCAGGTCCGGCCAGGTCATCAGGCCGGTGTCGATCATCGCTTTTTTGACGATCGGCAGGGCGGTCTCCAGACCGACCATGCCCATTGCCGCGGCCGACCACTCGCAGCACTTGGCCTCTTCAGGGTGCGGGGCGTGATCGGTGGCAACGATGTCGATCGTCCCGTCGGCGAGCCCCTCGCGGACGGCTTCGACATCGCGCGCCGTTCGCAGCGGCGGGTTGACCTTGTAGACCGGGTCGAAGCTGCGCACCAGTTCATCCGTCAGCAGCAGATGGTGCGGCGTGACCTCGGCCGTGACATTCACCCCGCGGGACTTCGCCCAGCGGATGATGTCGACCGATCCGGCCGTCGACACGTGACAGATATGCAACCGGGAGCCGACGTGGTCGGCTAGCAGCACATCGCGGGCGATGATCGCCTCCTCGGCCACCGCTGGCCAACCAGGCAGTCCGAGAGTCGCGGAGACGGCGCCTTCGTGCATCTGGGCACCCTCGGTCAGCCGTGGCTCCTGGGCATGCTGCGCGATGATGCCGTCGAATGCCTTCACGTATTCAAGTGCCCGGCGCATCAGCAGTGGGTCATGCACGCACATTCCGTCGTCGGAGAAAATGCGAACCCGGGCGGCCGATTCGGCCATCGCGCCGAGTTCGGAAAGTCTGGTCCCGGCCTGGCCGAGG is part of the Saxibacter everestensis genome and harbors:
- a CDS encoding dihydroorotase, with product MTYLIRNASPLGGAGTDFRIENGRFVDVFSPGAETPTEIDATGLIALPGFVDLHTHLREPGREDAETVLSGSRAAAMGGFTAVHAMANTAPVADTAGVVEQVWRLGQRAGYTEVRPIGAVTLGQAGTRLSELGAMAESAARVRIFSDDGMCVHDPLLMRRALEYVKAFDGIIAQHAQEPRLTEGAQMHEGAVSATLGLPGWPAVAEEAIIARDVLLADHVGSRLHICHVSTAGSVDIIRWAKSRGVNVTAEVTPHHLLLTDELVRSFDPVYKVNPPLRTARDVEAVREGLADGTIDIVATDHAPHPEEAKCCEWSAAAMGMVGLETALPIVKKAMIDTGLMTWPDLARVLSTRPAEIAGLEQQGGGLAAGDAAQLVLIDPDRQFTVDAATMATAGRNTPFAGLELSGSIRHTFLYGHPVVADGALGTPHVISEEGGAEWTA